The following are encoded in a window of Thunnus albacares chromosome 9, fThuAlb1.1, whole genome shotgun sequence genomic DNA:
- the si:ch73-40i7.5 gene encoding amyloid-beta A4 precursor protein-binding family A member 3, whose product MDLNSADQSAPAPSDTQCSASVSLDEASGVVEVNRRTVAGSVVEDLDSYNPIEPPPLDWKSDSSSEVGSADDLDDPDFHPTVDDLDKASPGEPVLVSLDGNATVAALDMNQQELVGSNTEPVQDPEVEVEEEDEVVEKQEGGSVEDLEGGREYQEEITCRDVENILTEEEIANRRSGDEDHTRIHTLLSQLQLMGEEPHPSCRTPPCLSQHQYSSLSDMQACSPSLLADDSSETTGLLFSESHQRDLLGLLQCTEITSPPRPTCLPHRGEVDAVVSVSYNQEDAQRFWGHYGNGQQQRNRDDSLNSLPDDEYPEPVWMKLGEEPPEEEAAAESEQRAADHPSYKDVPGPCDPEDLLEGVIFGAKYLGSTQIKSEKNPSTNARMTQAQEAVDRIKAPEGESQPMTEVDLFISTQRIKVLTADTQEAMMDHALQMISYIADIGQIVVLMARRKRKGQDADPSSDSSSSSSGPQKKCLMICHVFSSEDAQIIAQAIGQAFGVAYQQFLQANGIKASDLRPGEYSNYLESQELYNGDLAHFSDTQNLRDVAITKAPGDILGLAVVESGWGSILPTVVVANLLHGGPAERCGELSIGDRIMSVNGTSLVGLPITTCQNIIRDLKNQKYVKLSIVHCPPVTMAIIRRPDPKFQLGFSVEDGIICSLMRGGIAERGGIRVGHRIIEINGQSVVATPHNKIIQILTNAVGEIHLKTMPASTYRLLTGQEQPVFL is encoded by the exons ATGGACTTGAACTCTGCTGATCAGTCAGCTCCTGCACCCTCAGACACCCAGtgctctgcctctgtctctcttgaTGAGGCCTCTGGGGTTGTCGAGGTCAACAGGCGGACTGTGGCAGGTTCAGTTGTGGAGGATCTGGACTCTTACAACCCGATTGAGCCTCCTCCATTAGACTGGAAGTCTGACTCCTCCAGTGAAGTGGGCTCAGCAGACGATCTAGATGACCCCGACTTCCATCCCACTGTTGACGATCTGGACAAGGCGAGTCCAGGTGAGCCGGTGTTAGTATCTTTGGACGGGAATGCCACTGTGGCTGCACTTGACATGAACCAGCAGGAGCTTGTGGGAAGTAACACAGAGCCAGTCCAGGATCCTGAGGTggaagtggaggaagaggatgaagtAGTTGAGAAACAGGAAGGAGGGAGTGTTGAGGACTTGGAAGGAGGTAGGGAATACCAGGAGGAGATAACATGTAGGGATGTGGAGAATATACTTACTGAAGAGGAGATTGCTAACAGGAGATCAGGTGATGAAGACCACACCCGTATCCACACCCTGCTCAGCCAGCTCCAGCTGATGGGGGAAGAGCCTCATCCCAGCTGCAGGACGCCACCGTGCCTTTCCCAGCATCAGTACTCCAGCCTGTCTGATATGCAGGCATGTTCTCCCTCCCTGTTAGCAGACGACAGCTCTGAAACTACAGGGTTGTTGTTCTCTGAAAGCCACCAGCGAGACCTGCTGGGACTTCTGCAGTGCACAGAAATCACCTCTCCACCACGTCCCACCTGCCTGCCCCACAGAGGGGAGGTGGACGCTGTTGTGTCGGTTTCCTACAACCAGGAGGACGCGCAGAGGTTCTGGGGGCATTATGGGAACGGTCAGCAGCAGCGGAACAGGGACGACTCCCTCAACTCCCTGCCTGACGATGAGTATCCTGAGCCAGTGTGGATGAAGCTGGGGGAAGAGCCTCCAGAGGAGGAAGCTGCTGCAGAGAGCGAGCAG cGTGCTGCTGACCATCCATCATATAAAGACG TGCCTGGTCCGTGTGACCCTGAAGACCTGTTAGAAGGAGTGATATTTGGTGCCAAGTACCTGGGCTCCACCCAGATCAAATCGGAGAAGAACCCGTCTACGAACGCCCGTATGACCCAGGCTCAGGAGGCTGTGGACCGCATAAAG gcTCCAGAAGGTGAGTCGCAGCCAATGACAGAAGTTGATCTGTTCATCTCCACCCAGCGGATCAAAGTGCTCACTGCTGACACACAG GAGGCCATGATGGATCACGCTCTGCAGATGATCTCTTACATTGCAGACATTGGCCAAATCGTCGTCTTGATGGCACGAAGGAAGCGTAAAGGGCAGGATGCCGACCCGTCCTCTGACTCTTCCTCTTCGTCCTCGGGGCCTCAGAAGAAGTGCTTAATGATCTGCCACGTCTTCTCCTCTGAGGAT GCTCAGATCATAGCCCAGGCTATCGGTCAGGCATTCGGAGTGGCCTACCAGCAGTTCCTTCAGGCCAACGGCATTAAGGCCAGTGATCTGAGGCCTGGCGAGTACAGCAACTACCTGGAAAGTCAGGAGCTCTACAATGGAGACTTGGCCCACTTCTCTGACACTCAGAACCTGCGAGAC GTAGCCATCACCAAGGCTCCTGGAGATATTTTGGGGCTGGCAGTGGTGGAGTCGGGCTGGGGCTCCATCCTGCCCACTGTGGTAGTGGCCAACCTCCTTCACGGAGGCCCTGCTGAGCGCTGTGGCGAGCTCAGCATCGGTGACCGCATCATGTCCGTCAACGGCACCAGCTTGGTGGGTCTGCCCATCACCACCTGCCAGAACATCATACGG gaCTTGAAAAACCAAAAGTATGTGAAGCTCAGCATTGTCCACTGCCCTCCGGTCACCATGGCGATTATCAGGAGACCAGATCCCAAGTTTCAGCTGGGCTTCAGTGTGGAGGACGGCATC ATCTGCAGTCTGATGCGAGGCGGTATAGCGGAGAGAGGAGGCATCCGTGTCGGGCACCGCATCATTGAAATCAACGGGCAGAGTGTGGTCGCCACGCCGCATAACAAGATCATCCAGATCCTGACTAATGCAGTCGGAGAG ATTCACTTGAAGACCATGCCAGCTTCAACATATCGGCTCTTAACGGGACAAGAGCAGCCAGTGTTTCTTTGA
- the pex11g gene encoding peroxisomal membrane protein 11C: MQQSLESLVRLLESYRGRDKVIRTVCYGSQLVGGVLTRKAEADVSSRQLGKSLLLFSAQLSHCRTVLRLFDDLSMLAYSQSYGFGNEEEDSAVRWISVLTNVADQLYYPCEHIAWAADVELIKLKSDKWWLFSTVLWGTSLLLGILRSLRVLLLLKKKLKRCERDGAGSSRSQLRRQMQGELLSVLSSMADLSNAIHWMPPGFLWAGRFPSWLVGLMGTISSLIGLIQMSAGDSEQSESA; the protein is encoded by the exons ATGCAGCAGTCTCTGGAGTCTCTGGTCCGCCTGCTGGAGTCCTACAGAGGAAGAGATAAAGTT ATCAGGACGGTGTGTTATGGCTCCCAGCTGGTCGGAGGAGTTCTTACCCGTAAGGCAGAAGCAGACGTTTCGTCCCGCCAGCTCGGGAAaagtctgctgctgttttctgctCAGCTCAGCCACTGCAGGACGGTGCTCAGGCTGTTCGATGATCTGTCCATGCTGGCTTACTCACAAAGCTACGGGTTTGGAAACGAG GAAGAGGACTCAGCCGTGCGCTGGATATCGGTGTTGACCAACGTGGCCGACCAGCTCTACTACCCCTGTGAACACATTGCCTGGGCTGCTGATGTCGAGCTCATCAAACTGAAGTCTGATAAATGGTGGCTGTTTAGCACGGTACTGTGGGGAACGTCGCTGCTGCTGGGAATACTCAG GTCACTCCGAGTTCTGCTGCTACTGAAGAAGAAGCTGAAGAGATGTGAGAGAGACGGAGCTGGCAGCAG TCGCTCTCAGCTCCGCAGGCAGATGCAAGGAGAGCTGCTGTCTGTCCTCAGCAGCATGGCTGACCTCAGTAACGCTATTCACTGGATGCCGCCCGGCTTCCTGTGGGCAGGACGATTCCCCAGCTGGCTGGTTGGACTGATGGGCACCATCTCGTCTCTGATTGGTTTGATCCAGATGAGCGCTGGCGACAGTGAACAATCTGAAAGTGCCTAG